TCGTCATGGGCCGCGGCTCGGTGGTGGGACAGACGCTGCTCGACAGCCCGGATGTGGATGCCATCACTTTCACCGGCTCGGTAGGGACGGGCAAGCGCGTGGCCGAGGCCTCGGTCAAGCTCATGCGCAAGTTCCAGCTCGAAATGGGCGGCAAGAACCCGACCATCGTGCTCGATGACGCCGACCTCAATGTTGCTGTCGAGAGCGTGGCGCAGAGCGCCTTCTTCTCGACCGGCCAACGCTGCACCGCGGCTTCGCGCGTGATCGTGACCGAAGGCATCCACGACAAGTTCGTGGCGGCGCTGACCGAGCGCGTGCGCAACCTCAAGGTCGACGACGCGCTCAAGAGCGGCACCGAGATCGGGCCGGTGGTGGATGCCAGCCAGCTCAAGCAGGACACCGATTACATCGAGATCGGCAAGGGCGAGGGCGCCAAGCTTGTCGTCGGCGGCGAACTGGTGAAGCGCGAGACGGAGGGGTTCTACCTGCAGCCGGCTCTGTTCACCGAGGCGCACAACCAGATGCGCATTGCCCGCGAAGAGATCTTCGGGCCGGTGGCCGCCGTGATCCGCGTCAAGGATTACGAGGAAGCGCTGGCGACGGCGAACGACACGGAATTCGGGCTTTCCGCCGGCATCGTGACCACTTCGCTCAAGTACGCGACGCACTTCAAGCGCAACGCCGAGGCCGGCATGGTGATGGTCAACGTCCCCACGGCAGGCGTCGATTTCCACGTCCCGTTCGGCGGCCGCAAGGGCTCGAGCTATGGTCCGAAAGAGCAGGGCACCTACGCCAAGGAGTTCTTCACGCAGGTGAAGACGGCCTACACCGCGGCGGGCTGAATCGGTAAAATTTGAAGACAAATTCGGGGCTCCGAAGCGATGGCTTCGGGGCTCGTTTTGTTTTCGCAGATTTGGACGGCAGGTCTCCCTCTCCCTTGTGGGGAGGGAACAAGGGTGGGGGTGCCGAGGGCTCGGAGTATTGGGCTCTCCCCCACCCTCTATCCCTCCCCACAAGGGGGAGGGAGGAGTTGCGCGGGCGGGATTTGGGGCTCACCCCCTCCCTAGCCCTCCCCACAAGGGGGAGGGTGGGTGTTTTTGGCGAAATCGAGCAGCAAACTCCACCCTCCCCCTTGTGGGGAGGGTTAGGGAGGGGGAGGCCAAGGGCTCGATCTCACTCCGCGTTCACCACCAGCTCCACCCGATCCGCGGCAAACCTTGTCATCGTGTATTGGAACGGCACCCCGTCCTGGTCGCGGTTGACGTAGGTGCCGACGAGCAGCACGGCGCCGGGGGCGAGGCCCATCTGGTGGCTTTCCGAGGACTCGGCGTATCGGGCGGAGATGCGGGTTTCCTGGCGGGTGTAGTCGGTTACGCCGGCGCGGTTAAGCGAAGCCGTCATCGAGCCCAGCTCGCGGAAATCGTCGGCGAGACTGGGGAATCGGGAGGCGGGGCCGGTCCAGGTGGTGGCGCGGGTGAGGGGGCGGCCGTCGGCGAAGGAGAGGCTTTCCATGCGCAACACGCGGGTTGCGGGTGTGAGGCCCAGGGCTTTGCTGATGGGGAGCGGCGCGGGCTCGACGCGGTACTCGAGGATTTCGCCGTGGACGTCGCTGGCCTGGCCGGCGAGGCCGGCTGAGAAGCGGGTGCGGCGGCCGATGGGGTAGCTGAGCCGCCGTGCGGCGTGGACGAAGCGGCCGCGGCCCTGTTCGGCGCGCACGATCCCTTCTTCCTCCAGCACGGCGAGGGCGCGGCGCACGGTGTGGCGGTTGACGTCGAAGCGGGCGGCCAGCTCGCCTTCTGTGGGGAGCTTGCC
The sequence above is a segment of the Paradevosia shaoguanensis genome. Coding sequences within it:
- a CDS encoding aldehyde dehydrogenase family protein, producing MGEIFKNLIDGEWTGGGESKNINPSNTSDVIGLYAQGTVEDTKQAIAAAKAAFPKWSRSGLLERHSILSKTAHEILARKEELGRLLSREEGKTLPEGIGEVTRAAQIFEFFAGEALRLNGEIIPSVRPGVGVEITREAVGVVGIITPWNFPIAIPTWKIAPALCHGNTVVIKPADLVPGSTWAIVDILQRAGLPRGVLNLVMGRGSVVGQTLLDSPDVDAITFTGSVGTGKRVAEASVKLMRKFQLEMGGKNPTIVLDDADLNVAVESVAQSAFFSTGQRCTAASRVIVTEGIHDKFVAALTERVRNLKVDDALKSGTEIGPVVDASQLKQDTDYIEIGKGEGAKLVVGGELVKRETEGFYLQPALFTEAHNQMRIAREEIFGPVAAVIRVKDYEEALATANDTEFGLSAGIVTTSLKYATHFKRNAEAGMVMVNVPTAGVDFHVPFGGRKGSSYGPKEQGTYAKEFFTQVKTAYTAAG
- the phnF gene encoding phosphonate metabolism transcriptional regulator PhnF, with translation MTGEKSLDKSGGVALWRRVADDIRLDINGGKFIDGGKLPTEGELAARFDVNRHTVRRALAVLEEEGIVRAEQGRGRFVHAARRLSYPIGRRTRFSAGLAGQASDVHGEILEYRVEPAPLPISKALGLTPATRVLRMESLSFADGRPLTRATTWTGPASRFPSLADDFRELGSMTASLNRAGVTDYTRQETRISARYAESSESHQMGLAPGAVLLVGTYVNRDQDGVPFQYTMTRFAADRVELVVNAE